The region AACATTGAATGCCAACTATCATCAGATGCAGCATTTCATAACAGAATCTAACTGGGATGCTCGGGCTGTCATCGATCAAACTGCAAAAAATGTAGACCAAGCATTGCCCAATCGGAAGTTAACAGGACTACTCATCGATGAAAGTGGTTGGGTTAAAAAGGGAAAGAAAAGCGTTGGTGTTGATCATCAGTATTGTGGGAATGTAGGAAAAACAGCAAACTCACAGGTAGCCGTTTTTGGCTGCCTTTGTAATGACAAATACGCCTCGTTGGTCGATACCAGGCTTTATTTACCAAAATCATGGATCGATGATCAGGGTAGATGTGAAGCTGCAGGTATACCCCGTGAAGATAGGATTTTCCGCACAAAACCAGAGTTGGCAACAGAAATAGTAAAGCATCAACTTGAAATGGGTATATCATTTGATTACGTTGGAGCGGATGGCCTATATGGAAATGACATTGTATTTACCCGTTCTGTGGCTGATTTGGGCTTAATTTATATGCTTGATATTCATAGTAATCAAAAGATATATTTAGAAGAGCCGGAACTTTATTTGCCCGAACGCAAGAGTAATCGGGGGCGCGCCCCAAAAAAGCTAAAAGCAAGTACATCAGCAGTTAATGCCGACACCTACATTAAAACCCTGTCCGCAAAGGATTGGAAGAAATTAAATATTCGCGATTCTGCAAAAGGCAAACTCAAGGGGCTCTTTCATTTCAAGACTGTTTACATTTGGGACAAAGCCTCCAATGCCGTTGAAAAACGTTTATTGGTTGTTTCGAAAAGAAAAACAAATGATTGCGTAGAGACTAAATATTCATTCACAAATGCCGAACTTGTCCAGTACACCGAACAAGCACTGGCATATATGCAGGCACAGCGTTTTTTTATAGAGCACAGTTTCAAAGAACAAAAGCAAATATTGGGGATGGACCATTTTCAGACTCGTAAATGGAAATCATGGTATCATCAAGTTGCATTAAATATGATTGTAGGCAGTTTTATGTTAAAGGAGAAAATTTTAAATCAGGACCAGATTCCATTGCTTTCTGCAAGGGACATCATGGATTTTTTGGTATATAAGTTTT is a window of Salinivirga cyanobacteriivorans DNA encoding:
- a CDS encoding IS701 family transposase, whose amino-acid sequence is MYLSEYEYFFKNKTKTNFDKASQYVEGLALSDLKNIERISETLNANYHQMQHFITESNWDARAVIDQTAKNVDQALPNRKLTGLLIDESGWVKKGKKSVGVDHQYCGNVGKTANSQVAVFGCLCNDKYASLVDTRLYLPKSWIDDQGRCEAAGIPREDRIFRTKPELATEIVKHQLEMGISFDYVGADGLYGNDIVFTRSVADLGLIYMLDIHSNQKIYLEEPELYLPERKSNRGRAPKKLKASTSAVNADTYIKTLSAKDWKKLNIRDSAKGKLKGLFHFKTVYIWDKASNAVEKRLLVVSKRKTNDCVETKYSFTNAELVQYTEQALAYMQAQRFFIEHSFKEQKQILGMDHFQTRKWKSWYHQVALNMIVGSFMLKEKILNQDQIPLLSARDIMDFLVYKFYREMTDERMLEKLEHRHKKRQRDIDYCYSKQ